The genome window CCCCGCCCCTCAAGAGTGCCAAAAATCCATGCACCGCATTGCGCCCGCGGTCGCGATGGCGCAACTAGTTGAATCATGGCCGCCCGACCGACCGAACCGCCCCGTCCTCTCCGCGTTGGCCCACGCCCGCTGTGGCTGCATCTCGGCACTGCGGCAATGACATGGAGCAGCGCCGCCCTGCCGGCCGCGCTGTGGGTGAGTGCGCTGCGCGGCACCGATCCGGCGGTCGAATTGCCGACCATGATCGAACTTGCGACCAATCGCTACCAGCGTCTGGTCACCGGCATCGCCGCCTATCAGACCCACCCCTATCGCCGCATGGTCGCCGAGCCGCCGGTGCTCTGGCAGCGCGAGGGGCTGCGACTACTTGACTACGGCCATCCGGACAATCCGGCAGCGCCGCCGCTTCTGATCGTGCCCTCGCTGATCAACCGCCACTACATCCTGGACCTGCACGAAGACCAGAGCTTCGTCCGCTTCCTGGCCGATGCGGGCTATCGGCCGCTGCTGGTGGCGTGGGACGGGTTCACGCACTCCGCGACTCCGGTCACGGTCGAAGACTGCATCACGGCCAAGCTGGAACCCGCCCTGGCGGCGGTGCGGGCTGCGACCGGCCGCCCGGCCGTGCTGCTCGGCTATTGCCTGGGCGGGTTGTTGACGCTCGCGCTGGCCGGCCGGCGGCCCGAGGACGTGGCAGCCCTGGTGTTCATGGCAACGCCCTGGGACTTCCATGCCGGCCATTGCCGGCTGGCCCGGTCGGCGGGGCAGGCGCTGGCCCTGATCGAGCCGGTGCTGCAACTGATCGGACGGATGCCGGTCGATGCGGTGCAGACGCTGTTCTATGCCATCGACCCATTCCAGGTGATCGAGAAATTCCTGCGCTTTGCCGAAATCGACCCGGCCTCGACCGAGGCCACCCGCTTCGTGGCGCTGGAGGACTGGCTGAACGACGGCCTGCCGCTGGCCGCCCCGATTGCGCGCACGCTTTTGGGCGAATGGTACGGCCAGAACGCGCCCGCCCAGGGGCGCTGGTCGATCGAGGGGCGCACGGTAACGCCGGAGGCCCTGCCACACCCCGCCTTCGTCATGCTGCCCCGCCGCGACCGGATCGTGCCGCCCGCCAGCGCCGCCGCCCTGGCCGCCGTCCTGCCGCGGGCCGAATCGATCACCGTCGACGCGGGCCATATCGGCATGGTATCCAGTCGCAGGGCGCCGGATACGGCCTGGCAGCCGCTGCTGCACTGGTTGCAGAAGACCATTGCGACCGACGCCCGGTAGCGCGGCGAGTCGCGCATTGTGCACTGCAACATGATGCCGTACCGTCGAGGTCACCGTTCCACCGTCCCCGGGAGGGAGAAGTGCCTATGAGTACCGATGTCGTTATCGCCCATGCTGCCCGCACCCCGATTGGAACCTTCGGCGGCGGCCTGTCCTCGCTGGCTCCGGCCGAGCTTGGCACCATTGCCGTGAAGGAAGCGCTGTCGCGCGCCGGCGTCGCGCCGGAGGACGTGTCGGAGGTGATTCTCGGCCATGTGCTGACCGCCGGCCAGGGCCAGAACCCCGCCCGCCAGGCCTCGATCCGCGCCGGCCTGCCGGACATGGTGCCGGCCTACACCATCAACCATGTCTGCGGCTCCGGCCTGAAAGCGGTCGGGCTCGCCGCCCAGGCGATCCGCGCGGGCGACAGCAGCATCGTCGTCGCCGGCGGCCAGGAGAGCATGAGCCAGGCGCCGCATGCCACCTATCTGCGCACCGGCACCAAGATGGGCGACACGTCCATGGTCGACACCATGATCCGGGACGGCCTCTGGGATGCCTTCAACGGCTATCACATGGGCAACACCGCGGAGAACGTGGCCGAGAAATACCAGATCAGCCGCGAGGAGCAGGACGCCTTCGCGTGCGGCAGCCAGAACAAGGCGGAAGCGGCGATGAAAGCCGGCCGTTTCAACGACGAGATCGTGCCGGTCACCATCAAGACCCGCAAGGGCGAGACCGTCGTCGCCGCCGACGAGTTTCCGCGCCACGGCACCACCGTGGAGGCGCTCGCCAAGCTGCGCCCGGCCTTCACCAAGGATGGCTCGGTGACCGCCGGCAATGCCTCCGGCATCAATGACGGCGCCGCGGCGCTGGTGATGATGAGCGCGGCGGAGGCGGAAAAGCGCGGCGTGCAGGGGCTGGCCCGCATTGTCTCCTTCGCCCAGGCCGGCGTCGACCCGGCGTTGATGGGCACCGGCCCGATCCCCGCCACCCGCCGCGCGCTGGCGCTGGCCGGCTGGACGGCCGATGACCTGGACCTGATCGAAGCGAACGAGGCCTTCGCCGCCCAGGCGCTGGCGGTCGGCAAGGACCTGGGCTTCGACCCGGAGAAGCTGAACGTCAACGGCGGCGCCATCGCCCTCGGCCACCCGATCGGTGCCTCCGGCGCGCGCGTGCTGACCACGCTGCTGTTCGAGATGCAGAAGCGCGATGCCAAGAAAGGCCTCGCGACGCTGTGCATCGGCGGCGGCATGGGTGTGGCCATGTGCGTGGCGCGCGACTGATCCCGGCCCTATAGTGCGGTCGCATGAGTGACCGCACCTACCCTTCCCGCCCCTGGTCGGCGGTTGGCGTGGTCGTCTGGAAAGGCGACCACGTTTTGCTGATTCAACGCGGCAAGGAGCCCCGCCGCGGCGAATGGAGCATTCCCGGCGGCTCGCACGATCTGGGCGAGACCGTGCGTGAGGCCGCAGTGCGCGAGGTGATGGAGGAGACCGGCGTCACCATCCGCCTCGGCCCCATTGTCGACGTGATCGACACGATCCGCCGCGACAGCGCCGGGCGCATTCTGATCCACTTCACCCTGACCGACTTTGCCGCCACCTGGGTGGCGGGCGATGCGGTGGCCGGCGACGACGCCATGAACGCGGAGTTCGTGCCCTTTGAGGACGCCCTCCGCCGCCTGAACTGGAGCGAAACCGCCCGCGTCATCCGTGAATCCCGACGGTTGCTGGGGCTGGACTAGGGAGATTCCGCCATGGTCATGGGCATGCTCGACATCTGGAAGCGCGACCCGGACAGCCCGGACATCGTCGCGCTGCCGCCGGTGATCCATGCCGTGGGGTTTCTGGCGGGCTATGCCTGCAATATCTGGTGGGGCTGGAGCTTCGGCGTCGGCCGGGCGCTCGGCATCGGCTGGTTGCTGGTGGCCGCGGCCGGCCTGCTGGCGGTTTGGGCCGCCTGGTGCTTCCGCCGCGCCGGCACCAACATCCCGCCGCACCAACCGGCGACCGCCCTGGTGACCGACGGCCCCTACCGCGCGACGCGCAACCCGATGTATGTGGCGCTCGCCGTCGCCCAGATCGGCCTTGCCGGCGTTCTGGACGCGCCGGCGGTGCTGCTGGCGCTGGTCGTCATCGTCCCGCTGATGCACTGGGGCGTGGTGCTGCGCGAGGAAGCCTATATGGAAGCCAAGTTCGGCGAGGCGTATCGGGCCTACAAGCAGGCGACGAAGCGGTATGTTTGATAGCCGCGGCGTAGACTGGACCTTTCTCCACTCCCCTCCGTCCCAAACTTGATTTGGGACCCATGCCTGAGCGTTCCCCGCGGGCTCCAACTCTGTGATGGGCTCTCAGCCGGGGACCCCGGATCAAGTCCGGGGAAGCGAGGAAGGCGGTGCAGAGGTCCCAATTCTCGACCTTGGGCAGATTGCCCATGGTGGCGATCCCGGCCGCTTGGTTCCCTCTCCTCTCTCTCCCGCGCAGGCGGGAGCCCATGCCGGAGACGATCCCACAAAGTCCGGGCTTTGCCAGAAGCACTCAGGCATGGACCCCGGATCGCGTCCGGGGAAGCTAGGAAGGCGGTGCGGAGGGCCCAATTCTCGACCTTGGGCAGATTGCCCATGGTGGCGATCCCGGCACTTGGTTCCCTCCTCCCCTCTCTCCCGCGCAGGCGGGAGCCCATGCCGGAGACGACCCCGCAAAGTCCGGGCTTTCC of Alphaproteobacteria bacterium contains these proteins:
- a CDS encoding alpha/beta hydrolase, whose translation is MAARPTEPPRPLRVGPRPLWLHLGTAAMTWSSAALPAALWVSALRGTDPAVELPTMIELATNRYQRLVTGIAAYQTHPYRRMVAEPPVLWQREGLRLLDYGHPDNPAAPPLLIVPSLINRHYILDLHEDQSFVRFLADAGYRPLLVAWDGFTHSATPVTVEDCITAKLEPALAAVRAATGRPAVLLGYCLGGLLTLALAGRRPEDVAALVFMATPWDFHAGHCRLARSAGQALALIEPVLQLIGRMPVDAVQTLFYAIDPFQVIEKFLRFAEIDPASTEATRFVALEDWLNDGLPLAAPIARTLLGEWYGQNAPAQGRWSIEGRTVTPEALPHPAFVMLPRRDRIVPPASAAALAAVLPRAESITVDAGHIGMVSSRRAPDTAWQPLLHWLQKTIATDAR
- a CDS encoding acetyl-CoA C-acetyltransferase, producing the protein MSTDVVIAHAARTPIGTFGGGLSSLAPAELGTIAVKEALSRAGVAPEDVSEVILGHVLTAGQGQNPARQASIRAGLPDMVPAYTINHVCGSGLKAVGLAAQAIRAGDSSIVVAGGQESMSQAPHATYLRTGTKMGDTSMVDTMIRDGLWDAFNGYHMGNTAENVAEKYQISREEQDAFACGSQNKAEAAMKAGRFNDEIVPVTIKTRKGETVVAADEFPRHGTTVEALAKLRPAFTKDGSVTAGNASGINDGAAALVMMSAAEAEKRGVQGLARIVSFAQAGVDPALMGTGPIPATRRALALAGWTADDLDLIEANEAFAAQALAVGKDLGFDPEKLNVNGGAIALGHPIGASGARVLTTLLFEMQKRDAKKGLATLCIGGGMGVAMCVARD
- a CDS encoding NUDIX hydrolase — its product is MSDRTYPSRPWSAVGVVVWKGDHVLLIQRGKEPRRGEWSIPGGSHDLGETVREAAVREVMEETGVTIRLGPIVDVIDTIRRDSAGRILIHFTLTDFAATWVAGDAVAGDDAMNAEFVPFEDALRRLNWSETARVIRESRRLLGLD
- a CDS encoding isoprenylcysteine carboxylmethyltransferase family protein; translation: MVMGMLDIWKRDPDSPDIVALPPVIHAVGFLAGYACNIWWGWSFGVGRALGIGWLLVAAAGLLAVWAAWCFRRAGTNIPPHQPATALVTDGPYRATRNPMYVALAVAQIGLAGVLDAPAVLLALVVIVPLMHWGVVLREEAYMEAKFGEAYRAYKQATKRYV